A window of Haliscomenobacter hydrossis DSM 1100 contains these coding sequences:
- a CDS encoding Crp/Fnr family transcriptional regulator → MTTTRDTSVVAFLRQIPFLEQLPYADLHELALLCQSEQVQRNSVIYSKGDISNHLFVLLRGSVKVCSFSEDGREIIKEMLSPIALFGDLGLVGEKERQENAFSMQDEAQLLRIPIEAFRKLIRRHPSLSMEIVDWLGSRLRRAEARLEALMFKDARERIIDFLKDSAENQGKKIGFELLIKHSMTQQDIANYTGTSRQTVTSVLNELRKSNLIYFNRRSILIRDLERLV, encoded by the coding sequence ATGACAACGACGCGGGACACATCAGTGGTGGCTTTTTTAAGGCAAATTCCTTTTTTGGAACAGCTTCCTTATGCAGATTTACATGAGCTTGCGTTGCTATGCCAGTCGGAACAAGTCCAGCGAAATAGCGTGATTTACAGCAAGGGCGATATTTCGAATCACCTGTTTGTGCTGTTGCGTGGATCGGTGAAGGTCTGTTCCTTTTCAGAAGATGGTCGGGAGATCATCAAAGAAATGCTGTCTCCCATCGCACTTTTTGGCGATCTGGGACTGGTGGGCGAAAAAGAACGCCAGGAAAATGCGTTCTCCATGCAGGATGAAGCTCAGCTCTTGCGCATCCCGATTGAGGCATTTCGCAAGCTAATCCGGAGACATCCCAGTTTATCCATGGAGATTGTCGATTGGTTGGGGAGCAGGCTACGGAGGGCAGAAGCACGCCTCGAAGCGCTGATGTTTAAAGATGCCCGCGAAAGAATTATCGATTTTTTGAAAGACTCGGCAGAAAACCAGGGCAAAAAAATTGGTTTTGAACTCTTGATTAAACACAGTATGACCCAACAGGACATCGCCAATTATACGGGAACTTCCCGACAAACGGTTACCTCGGTCTTAAATGAGCTCCGCAAGTCAAATTTGATCTATTTTAATCGGCGCAGCATCCTGATCCGGGATTTGGAAAGATTGGTTTAG
- a CDS encoding CoA-acylating methylmalonate-semialdehyde dehydrogenase — translation MTSEAIKISGHYTAGQQWTPAQENTIAVYSPLDGALIGAVPIATPDTIDQVVHNASRAFVAWSATPLKERVQVLFRFKTLLEKHGSELANLIQLENGKTWAEAKAEIDKGIEVLEFATSLPQIWDQGVLEVSTGVSCQYERFPLGVVLSIAPFNFPAMVPMWTIPIAIGCGNTFILKPSELVPLTAVRLAELFTEAGLPRGVFNVVHGARETTEYLIDHPGIQALSFVGSTKVARLVYQRAATLGKKALALGGAKNHLVVVPDADPEITAKNVVASAMGCAGQRCMAASVLILVGDTGNILDKIVAEAQKIRVGEDLGAVISSAAKARIEGYIDRAEAAAYNILVDGRGASVAGKEKGTYVGPTLIEGVPAGAECACDEIFGPVLSVLRTNTLDEALAIENSNPYGNAASIYTTSGAVARYFAERASAGMVGINIGVPVPREPFSFGGWNESKFGHGDITGMDGVRFWTKLKKVTTKWTASAAQNWMS, via the coding sequence ATGACGAGCGAAGCTATAAAAATCAGTGGACATTACACCGCTGGTCAACAATGGACACCAGCCCAGGAAAACACGATCGCAGTGTATTCTCCCTTGGATGGTGCCTTGATCGGGGCCGTACCCATCGCTACTCCAGACACTATTGATCAAGTGGTGCACAATGCGTCCAGGGCATTCGTCGCCTGGTCAGCTACTCCGCTGAAAGAAAGGGTACAAGTACTTTTTCGTTTTAAAACCTTGCTGGAAAAACATGGTTCTGAGCTGGCCAATTTAATCCAATTGGAAAATGGCAAGACCTGGGCAGAAGCCAAAGCGGAAATCGACAAAGGGATCGAAGTTTTGGAATTTGCGACGTCCTTGCCACAAATTTGGGATCAGGGCGTTCTGGAAGTCAGCACGGGGGTGAGTTGCCAGTACGAACGTTTCCCCTTGGGAGTCGTACTCTCCATCGCACCATTTAACTTCCCGGCCATGGTACCCATGTGGACCATTCCCATCGCCATTGGTTGCGGCAATACCTTTATCCTCAAACCTTCCGAGTTGGTTCCGCTGACCGCTGTCCGCCTGGCCGAATTGTTTACAGAAGCAGGTCTGCCGAGAGGAGTATTCAACGTCGTGCACGGAGCTCGCGAAACCACAGAATACCTGATCGATCATCCGGGCATTCAGGCGCTGAGCTTTGTCGGTTCCACCAAAGTGGCCCGTTTGGTGTACCAGCGGGCTGCAACTTTGGGCAAAAAAGCACTGGCCCTGGGTGGTGCCAAAAACCACCTGGTTGTTGTTCCCGATGCCGACCCTGAAATTACCGCCAAAAACGTGGTGGCCTCGGCCATGGGTTGTGCTGGGCAACGCTGTATGGCGGCCAGTGTACTGATTTTGGTAGGTGATACGGGAAATATCCTGGATAAAATTGTGGCCGAAGCCCAAAAAATTAGGGTAGGAGAGGACTTGGGCGCTGTGATCAGCTCAGCCGCCAAAGCCAGAATTGAAGGCTATATCGATCGCGCTGAGGCAGCGGCTTACAACATCTTGGTAGATGGTCGTGGAGCTTCCGTAGCCGGAAAAGAAAAGGGTACTTATGTTGGTCCCACCTTGATTGAAGGCGTTCCTGCTGGAGCCGAATGTGCCTGTGATGAAATTTTTGGCCCCGTACTGTCTGTCCTTCGTACCAATACCCTGGATGAGGCACTGGCCATTGAAAACAGCAATCCTTATGGCAACGCAGCCTCTATTTACACGACTTCAGGAGCTGTAGCGCGCTACTTCGCCGAACGCGCCAGTGCAGGCATGGTGGGGATCAATATCGGCGTGCCCGTTCCCCGCGAACCCTTTTCTTTCGGGGGCTGGAACGAATCCAAATTCGGCCACGGCGACATCACCGGTATGGACGGCGTCCGCTTTTGGACCAAACTCAAAAAAGTAACCACCAAATGGACGGCCTCCGCTGCTCAGAACTGGATGAGCTAG
- a CDS encoding STAS domain-containing protein, giving the protein MKYSVDKQDRYTVFQVEEENLNSIVAPDLKSEIVILFNEGVNNLIFDLSRVKYVDSSGLSAILTADRLWKEQGSFVLTGIEHPAVQKLIEISRLDTVLSLVPTKAEAVEYVFMEELQRELEKEEEEEE; this is encoded by the coding sequence ATGAAATATTCAGTTGATAAACAAGACCGTTATACGGTCTTCCAAGTAGAAGAGGAGAATTTGAACTCCATTGTGGCTCCTGACCTGAAGTCAGAAATTGTCATTCTTTTTAACGAAGGAGTAAACAACTTGATTTTTGATCTCTCCAGAGTAAAATATGTCGATTCTTCCGGTTTGAGTGCCATTCTGACAGCCGACCGCTTGTGGAAAGAGCAAGGCAGTTTCGTTCTGACAGGTATTGAACACCCGGCAGTGCAAAAACTGATTGAAATTTCTCGCCTCGATACGGTCTTGTCCTTGGTGCCTACCAAAGCAGAAGCCGTAGAGTACGTCTTTATGGAGGAGTTGCAGCGGGAATTGGAGAAGGAGGAAGAAGAGGAAGAATAA
- a CDS encoding GntR family transcriptional regulator, protein MENTLQYKNLYNRLKKEILADVYPLGSVLPSENELCAASSLARSTVRQALSQLETEGYIVKQKGKGSIVKSKSRALNLLSFHGFSATVEQDEIFTLSVQEPLIQPWPADFFFDLNEIESGAGCIHFSRVRSIDQQPVMFESTYVPNLNLPKFTRQFQLHTSFFEFLGKEYHLEIMGMDQQIWAVAAEAAIATHLQLPIGTPVLKISRKYHTNRPHLHLYSLLFCNTEKYAMSNSSGLVNA, encoded by the coding sequence ATGGAAAATACCTTGCAATACAAAAATCTCTACAACCGGCTCAAAAAGGAAATCCTTGCTGACGTGTACCCCTTAGGTAGCGTTTTGCCGTCGGAAAACGAACTCTGTGCCGCATCAAGCCTGGCAAGATCAACGGTAAGGCAAGCTTTAAGCCAATTAGAAACCGAGGGATACATTGTCAAACAGAAAGGTAAAGGCAGCATTGTCAAGTCCAAGAGCAGGGCTTTAAACCTCTTGTCTTTTCATGGATTTTCAGCAACGGTGGAGCAGGACGAAATTTTCACCTTGTCCGTACAGGAGCCCCTGATCCAGCCCTGGCCAGCTGATTTCTTTTTTGACCTCAATGAAATTGAAAGCGGAGCAGGGTGTATCCATTTTTCGCGAGTGCGTTCCATTGACCAGCAGCCGGTGATGTTTGAAAGTACTTATGTGCCGAATCTCAACCTGCCCAAATTTACCCGACAATTCCAATTGCATACCTCGTTTTTTGAGTTTCTCGGCAAAGAATACCATCTGGAAATAATGGGCATGGATCAACAAATTTGGGCAGTAGCGGCGGAGGCGGCAATTGCCACACACCTTCAGCTACCCATCGGCACACCCGTGTTGAAAATCAGTAGAAAATACCATACCAATCGCCCACACCTTCATCTCTATAGCCTGCTTTTTTGCAATACTGAAAAGTATGCGATGAGCAATTCAAGTGGTTTGGTTAACGCTTAA
- a CDS encoding TonB-dependent receptor, translating to MSTNLLFRSLFVFILVLGSITYSFAQKPEQTLRGQVIDAIAQKALPGATVLLEGSTLGTTTDDNGKFRFENLPVGRYRLRVSFVGYDTLVVPELLLESGRETVLNLPLNIAYTTLSELSITAAPLELSSLNLSVRSISNETTLRFPGVFFDPARTASAFPGVVNTNDQANFLSVRGNTPNANLWRLEGVDILNPNHTPNAGSQSDLPTFTGGGVNMLSTQMLGNSAFLTGDYAAGYGNALGGVFDMRLRTGNNEQQEYTLQASVLGFDAAAEGPIGKAGGASYLINGRYSTLGLLSDLGLDFGGEAISFKDVAVNLVFPFAKGGKFTLFGMAGNSSNVFTGDRDSTTWEFDKDRQDIDFESSTQVIGGTFKLPVGQKGMWHTSFAYSSYNSERLSVYFVEAGPNLRDQIRQFRRSVHSYWHLKPNPRQTIKVGVLYNGGEIIQPYTSTKLDFGNLEWELGIHYLKLLNTVALEKGSISSLEPRLNLAYRLDATKKLTLSFGEFSQRPILPVSDVAQPLSLVKSQQSSIGFQVQTGPSTSVEIQAYYQKQTKVAILPYSFQMLSSNFSNERVPVLLSDFSIPEVLNADGEARNYGVELNLRRYLEKGFYLLANSSIYRSEYRNNSSAYAQTFGNNDWRSSHFDGRFVFNATAGKEWRKERKAGKVKLWGINGRAVVMGNLRQTPVDVTLSKLEEITVPSFTIITNNERIDPAFTLKSATYFRLDTRLYFKWNRAGRNNTFALDIQNASNQQNAGFFYYDHLQEKVLEKKQLGIIPILSYRVEF from the coding sequence ATGTCAACCAATTTACTATTCAGATCGCTTTTTGTGTTTATTCTTGTCTTGGGCAGCATTACCTATTCCTTTGCACAAAAGCCCGAGCAAACCTTACGAGGGCAGGTCATTGACGCTATTGCTCAAAAAGCCTTGCCGGGAGCAACTGTGCTTTTGGAAGGGAGTACCCTGGGTACCACAACCGATGACAATGGAAAGTTTCGGTTTGAAAATTTGCCCGTAGGCCGTTATCGACTGAGGGTCTCCTTTGTGGGGTACGATACCCTGGTGGTACCGGAATTGCTACTTGAATCGGGTCGGGAAACCGTATTGAACCTACCTCTGAATATTGCTTATACCACCCTGAGTGAACTCAGCATCACAGCCGCTCCGCTGGAGCTCAGCAGTCTCAACCTTTCGGTGCGCAGCATCAGCAATGAAACCACCCTGCGGTTTCCGGGGGTCTTTTTTGATCCCGCCCGCACGGCTAGCGCTTTTCCTGGAGTTGTGAATACCAACGACCAAGCCAATTTCCTTTCGGTGCGGGGCAATACCCCCAACGCCAACCTGTGGAGGTTGGAAGGAGTGGATATTCTCAATCCAAATCATACGCCCAATGCTGGTTCACAAAGCGACTTGCCGACCTTTACGGGTGGCGGTGTAAACATGCTCAGTACCCAAATGTTGGGCAATTCTGCTTTTTTGACTGGCGATTATGCGGCGGGATATGGCAATGCACTAGGTGGCGTTTTTGACATGCGCCTGCGTACGGGCAACAACGAACAACAAGAATATACCCTGCAAGCCAGTGTACTCGGATTTGATGCCGCCGCTGAAGGCCCGATTGGCAAGGCCGGAGGCGCCTCCTATTTGATCAATGGACGTTATTCCACTTTAGGGCTTTTGAGTGATCTGGGATTGGATTTTGGCGGAGAAGCCATCAGTTTTAAGGATGTAGCGGTGAATCTGGTTTTCCCATTTGCCAAGGGTGGCAAGTTTACCCTCTTTGGCATGGCCGGCAACAGCTCAAATGTTTTTACAGGTGATCGGGACTCAACGACCTGGGAATTCGATAAAGACCGCCAAGATATTGATTTTGAATCTTCTACCCAGGTGATTGGCGGCACATTCAAACTCCCAGTTGGGCAAAAGGGCATGTGGCATACATCTTTTGCATACTCAAGTTACAACAGTGAGCGCCTTTCCGTTTACTTCGTAGAGGCTGGGCCCAACTTGCGGGATCAAATTCGGCAATTCCGCCGCAGTGTACATTCCTATTGGCACCTCAAACCGAATCCTCGGCAAACCATAAAAGTAGGGGTGTTGTACAATGGAGGAGAGATCATTCAGCCCTACACTTCTACCAAACTGGATTTTGGTAATTTAGAGTGGGAATTGGGCATCCACTATTTAAAACTGCTGAATACCGTAGCACTTGAAAAAGGATCCATCAGCAGTTTGGAACCCCGTCTCAATCTTGCTTATCGCCTGGATGCCACCAAAAAACTGACGCTTTCTTTTGGTGAATTCAGTCAAAGACCCATCTTGCCGGTAAGCGATGTGGCGCAGCCTTTGTCTTTGGTCAAAAGCCAACAGAGCAGCATCGGGTTCCAGGTTCAAACCGGCCCATCCACCAGTGTAGAAATACAAGCTTACTACCAAAAGCAAACTAAAGTAGCGATACTCCCCTACTCCTTCCAAATGTTGTCCAGTAATTTCAGCAATGAACGGGTGCCTGTTTTGCTCAGTGATTTCAGCATCCCCGAAGTATTAAACGCCGATGGTGAAGCCCGCAATTACGGGGTAGAACTCAACTTGCGTCGCTATCTGGAGAAAGGATTTTATTTACTGGCCAACAGTTCCATCTATCGTTCGGAGTACCGCAACAACAGCAGTGCCTATGCCCAAACCTTTGGCAACAACGATTGGCGAAGCAGCCACTTTGACGGGCGCTTTGTATTCAATGCAACTGCCGGTAAAGAATGGCGCAAAGAACGCAAAGCCGGTAAAGTAAAGCTCTGGGGAATCAATGGTCGGGCAGTAGTGATGGGTAATTTGCGGCAAACGCCGGTTGACGTCACCCTCTCTAAACTTGAGGAAATTACCGTGCCTTCTTTTACGATCATCACCAACAATGAGCGCATTGACCCTGCTTTTACCTTAAAAAGTGCTACTTATTTCCGTTTGGATACCCGTTTGTATTTCAAATGGAACCGGGCTGGCCGGAACAACACCTTTGCGCTGGACATTCAGAACGCCAGCAATCAGCAAAACGCTGGCTTTTTCTATTATGACCACCTCCAAGAAAAAGTTCTGGAGAAAAAACAATTGGGTATCATTCCCATTTTGAGCTATCGCGTTGAATTTTAA
- a CDS encoding sigma 54-interacting transcriptional regulator encodes MNETKMLDIYLGASELLQSAAVWLASDGRILGVNALFASELGYPQEDLKGKSIFQINPHLNLMEWKKIWKALENSGQTDIESDHITANGKLYPIRMKAVMVDIGLEKVCIGIVKNLMELTRYKDMLELVTGMAKIGSYELDLVSDELVTTEEFYRVLGLEKVTHPMTRDDFRLLIKQHLVPEELINLDNKTDLAIRDGISTETTFTITTKNKEVKHLKLYVYPLSKEGITYKIYGAVQDITQQRATVQPLELVKFLIDNATEMIYWVKRDGKVRYSNYAFVERMGYTMEEITELHIHDLVPDVVEIGWENLFDLLREKKHLVIERNKRCKDGSFFPAQVVANHVEYNGESFICKYVRDLSDIRKTEAELRQAVQEISELKRQLELENSYLQSEIEIEYNFNNIITASESYKTVLQQVQQVAHTDATVLITGETGTGKELLARAIHSNSARSKKQMIKVNCAALPESLIESELFGHEKGAFTGAIQKKPGRFELAHQSTIFLDEIGEMSLDVQAKLLRVLQEGEFERVGGSETLQCDVRVIAATNRNLEQMIAEGKFRRDLYYRISVFPIHNIPLRERKEDIALLIRHFVKKFSIKTGKNIDKIPRRVFDILEEYCFPGNIRELENIIERSVILSHQQTLSFDIIPFKKGEKSIVEENGSFKSLEEIQREHILNALKKTQGRVSGPSGAARLLGLNDKTLFSKMAKLGINE; translated from the coding sequence ATGAATGAAACTAAAATGTTAGACATTTATTTGGGCGCTTCAGAGCTCTTGCAAAGCGCGGCGGTTTGGTTGGCCTCTGATGGCCGGATTTTGGGGGTCAACGCCTTGTTCGCTTCAGAATTGGGATACCCCCAAGAAGATTTGAAAGGAAAGTCCATCTTTCAAATCAATCCGCACCTCAATTTGATGGAATGGAAGAAAATTTGGAAAGCGTTAGAAAACTCCGGGCAAACTGACATTGAGTCGGACCACATCACCGCAAATGGGAAATTGTACCCCATCCGGATGAAAGCGGTGATGGTAGACATTGGTCTAGAAAAGGTTTGTATTGGCATCGTCAAAAACCTGATGGAGCTGACCCGCTATAAAGATATGCTGGAGTTGGTGACTGGCATGGCTAAAATTGGATCTTATGAACTGGATCTGGTAAGTGATGAACTGGTCACAACCGAAGAATTTTACCGCGTTTTGGGGTTAGAGAAAGTTACGCACCCTATGACCAGAGACGATTTTCGCCTGCTGATCAAACAGCACCTTGTGCCCGAAGAGCTGATTAATTTGGACAACAAAACCGACCTGGCCATCAGGGACGGAATTTCTACCGAAACGACGTTCACCATTACGACCAAAAATAAAGAAGTTAAACACCTTAAGTTATACGTTTATCCGCTTAGCAAGGAAGGGATAACCTACAAAATTTATGGCGCGGTTCAGGACATTACCCAACAAAGAGCAACGGTTCAACCCTTGGAACTGGTCAAATTCCTGATCGACAATGCCACCGAAATGATTTATTGGGTAAAAAGGGATGGAAAAGTTCGGTATTCCAATTATGCCTTTGTGGAAAGAATGGGGTACACCATGGAGGAGATAACCGAATTACACATCCACGATTTGGTGCCTGATGTAGTGGAAATCGGTTGGGAAAACCTTTTTGATCTTTTACGAGAAAAAAAGCATTTGGTCATTGAGCGAAACAAACGCTGCAAAGATGGGTCATTTTTCCCCGCTCAGGTCGTGGCCAATCATGTGGAGTACAACGGTGAATCTTTCATTTGCAAATATGTACGTGACCTGAGTGATATCCGCAAAACTGAAGCTGAATTGCGTCAGGCTGTTCAGGAAATTTCAGAACTAAAAAGACAGTTGGAATTGGAAAACAGCTATTTGCAAAGTGAGATTGAAATTGAGTACAACTTCAACAACATCATCACCGCAAGTGAAAGTTACAAAACAGTACTGCAGCAGGTTCAACAGGTTGCGCATACGGATGCAACGGTATTGATCACTGGAGAAACAGGCACGGGTAAAGAACTCCTGGCTCGGGCCATCCACAGCAATAGTGCACGCAGTAAAAAACAAATGATCAAAGTGAACTGTGCTGCACTGCCGGAAAGTTTGATCGAAAGTGAATTGTTCGGCCACGAAAAGGGCGCGTTTACCGGAGCCATACAAAAGAAACCTGGCCGCTTTGAATTGGCTCACCAGAGTACCATTTTCCTGGACGAAATCGGCGAGATGTCACTTGACGTTCAGGCAAAATTGCTGCGGGTGCTACAGGAAGGAGAATTTGAACGGGTAGGTGGATCGGAAACATTGCAATGCGATGTACGGGTAATCGCTGCGACCAACCGCAATCTTGAACAAATGATTGCGGAAGGAAAGTTTCGGCGGGATTTGTATTACCGCATTAGCGTTTTCCCCATTCACAATATTCCACTCCGCGAACGCAAAGAAGACATTGCCTTATTGATTCGACACTTTGTGAAAAAATTTTCCATCAAAACGGGTAAAAACATTGACAAAATCCCCCGTAGGGTATTTGATATTTTAGAGGAATATTGCTTCCCGGGTAACATCCGCGAGTTGGAAAACATCATCGAACGTTCGGTCATCCTTAGTCATCAACAGACCTTGAGTTTTGATATCATACCCTTCAAAAAAGGAGAAAAATCAATTGTTGAAGAAAATGGCTCGTTTAAATCTCTGGAAGAAATTCAACGTGAACACATCCTTAATGCCTTAAAAAAGACCCAGGGAAGGGTAAGTGGCCCCTCTGGTGCAGCGCGTTTGTTGGGATTAAACGATAAAACCTTATTCTCGAAAATGGCAAAACTGGGGATAAACGAGTAA